A window from Pseudonocardia cypriaca encodes these proteins:
- the truA gene encoding tRNA pseudouridine(38-40) synthase TruA: MSRFRLDISYDGTDFSGWARQPGRRTVCGVLEEALGVVLRYPVSLTVAGRTDAGVHASGQVAHADMAEDLDPGWLVRRLARLLPPDVRVRAVTPALDEFDARFSALRRHYRYRVATAPYGAEPLRARDTLSWPHPLDLEAVQAASDGLLGEHDFAAFCKRREGATTVRALQELTWTRDADGVVQAAVSADAFCHSMVRSLVGALLDVGRGRRAAGWPADLLRRVERASEVPVAPAHGLTLVAVDYPPDAELAARAEATRRLRVPRS; this comes from the coding sequence GTGTCCCGGTTCCGGCTCGACATCTCCTACGACGGCACCGACTTCTCCGGGTGGGCTCGCCAGCCCGGCCGCCGCACGGTTTGCGGGGTGCTCGAGGAGGCCCTCGGCGTGGTCCTGCGGTACCCGGTGTCGCTCACCGTGGCCGGCCGCACCGACGCCGGCGTACACGCGAGCGGCCAGGTCGCCCACGCCGACATGGCGGAGGACCTCGATCCGGGGTGGCTGGTGCGCAGGCTGGCACGGCTGCTGCCACCGGACGTGCGCGTGCGGGCCGTGACCCCCGCGCTCGACGAGTTCGACGCCCGCTTCTCCGCGCTGCGCCGCCACTACCGCTACCGGGTCGCCACGGCCCCGTACGGCGCCGAGCCGCTGCGCGCCCGGGACACGCTCTCCTGGCCCCACCCGCTCGACCTCGAGGCGGTGCAGGCGGCATCGGACGGGCTGCTCGGGGAGCACGACTTCGCCGCGTTCTGCAAGCGCAGGGAGGGCGCCACCACGGTGCGGGCGTTGCAGGAGCTGACCTGGACGCGCGATGCCGACGGTGTGGTGCAGGCAGCGGTGTCGGCCGACGCGTTCTGCCACTCGATGGTGCGCAGCCTCGTCGGTGCGCTGCTGGACGTCGGGCGGGGCAGGCGGGCGGCGGGCTGGCCCGCGGACCTGCTGCGGCGCGTGGAGCGCGCCAGCGAGGTGCCGGTGGCACCCGCCCACGGGCTCACCCTCGTCGCGGTGGACTACCCGCCCGACGCCGAGCTCGCTGCTCGCGCCGAGGCCACGCGGCGGCTGCGCGTCCCCCGGAGCTGA
- the eccB gene encoding type VII secretion protein EccB, with product MSRRATVVPAPATRDQADAYRFGLRRLEAALVRGDPVPLHEQIRSQRRAALAGVVLGMLGLCGAAVLAAVSPQPDWTRQAVVVGAGSGAMYAVAHGPDRLVPVANLPAARLVLAALRAGGSTDADPASATPVPVPDALLDGAPRTPAAAVPGALAVRPDGPPVPPSWAVCDSVTSDGALVDTTVIGGAPPLAPDPAEAGVLLAADDATWLVMAGRRHRVDAEDGRLAAALGITGRVPRAVAPALLSLLPEGPPLVNPAVPGRGRRAPDGLPGRIGDVLVARPPGGAAQHYVVLGGGVQEVPAVLAELLTAASGAREPRPVGAAELADAAVVDELPVAGWPEVAPRLAEAPEAPVLCWAWGAGGDPIGAVWTGAAPPLAGRVPVRLAQADGPGDRLDAVAVGPGGAVRGTGPGRDPATGPLWLVSGSGVAHAVADEDTAAALGITAAGPAPEAALRLLPTGPTLDLAAAGQVVDVLKEP from the coding sequence GTGTCCCGCCGAGCGACCGTCGTCCCGGCACCGGCCACCCGCGACCAGGCCGACGCCTACCGCTTCGGCCTGCGGCGGCTCGAGGCTGCGCTGGTGCGCGGCGACCCGGTGCCGCTGCACGAGCAGATCCGGTCGCAGCGGCGCGCCGCGCTGGCAGGCGTCGTGCTCGGGATGCTCGGGCTGTGCGGGGCCGCCGTGCTCGCCGCGGTGTCGCCGCAGCCGGACTGGACGCGCCAGGCCGTGGTGGTCGGCGCGGGCTCCGGCGCCATGTACGCGGTGGCCCACGGCCCCGACCGGCTCGTCCCGGTGGCCAACCTGCCCGCTGCCCGGCTCGTGCTCGCCGCTCTGCGCGCAGGTGGGAGCACCGATGCGGACCCGGCGTCGGCCACCCCCGTCCCAGTGCCGGACGCCCTCCTCGACGGGGCCCCGCGCACGCCGGCCGCCGCCGTCCCGGGCGCGCTGGCCGTGCGGCCCGACGGCCCCCCGGTGCCGCCGAGCTGGGCGGTCTGCGACTCCGTCACGTCCGACGGCGCCCTCGTGGACACCACGGTGATCGGCGGCGCCCCGCCGCTCGCGCCCGACCCGGCCGAGGCGGGTGTGCTGCTCGCCGCGGACGACGCCACCTGGCTCGTCATGGCGGGCCGGCGGCACCGCGTCGACGCCGAGGACGGCCGCCTCGCCGCGGCGCTCGGCATCACCGGGCGGGTGCCGCGAGCGGTGGCCCCTGCGCTGCTGTCGCTGCTGCCCGAGGGGCCGCCGCTGGTCAACCCGGCCGTGCCCGGGCGCGGCAGGCGGGCCCCTGACGGGCTGCCCGGCCGGATCGGCGACGTCCTCGTCGCCCGCCCACCCGGCGGGGCGGCGCAGCACTACGTCGTGCTCGGCGGCGGGGTGCAGGAGGTGCCCGCGGTGCTGGCCGAGCTGCTGACGGCCGCCTCCGGGGCGCGCGAGCCGCGACCGGTCGGGGCCGCGGAGCTGGCGGACGCCGCCGTCGTCGACGAGCTGCCCGTCGCGGGTTGGCCTGAGGTCGCCCCGCGGCTGGCGGAGGCGCCGGAAGCGCCGGTGCTGTGCTGGGCGTGGGGGGCCGGCGGCGACCCGATCGGCGCCGTCTGGACCGGCGCGGCGCCGCCGCTCGCGGGTCGGGTCCCGGTGCGGCTCGCGCAGGCCGACGGGCCCGGCGACCGCCTCGACGCCGTGGCGGTCGGCCCGGGCGGGGCCGTCCGCGGCACCGGACCGGGGCGAGACCCCGCCACCGGGCCGCTGTGGCTGGTATCGGGCAGCGGCGTCGCCCACGCGGTGGCCGACGAGGACACGGCGGCCGCGCTGGGCATAACCGCCGCCGGTCCAGCCCCGGAGGCGGCGCTGCGCCTGCTACCGACAGGACCGACCCTGGATCTGGCCGCGGCCGGTCAGGTGGTCGACGTGCTCAAGGAGCCGTAG
- a CDS encoding purine-cytosine permease family protein: protein MTAEQSPAATAADRNYGDRVAAVEPGGNEPIPAAERHGRPRQLFWTWTSPNLEFATIFVGVLSVSAFGLTFPQAVAAILLGNAISALAHGALSARAPSVGVPQMVLGRAAFGYRGNAVPSALMTITSGFGWFAVNSVSAAFALESLTGMPAAVWLVVVVLVQMGVAFFGHNLVQAFERFAFPVLAVVFAIGAVIVLARSDPGYLPADGGTGGVGGFLLTVGAVVGYTAGWTPYAADYARYLPADAPPLRTGLAAGLGLFGSTSVLMIVGAASLSATAAAGVSSDNPATAFVGVLPGALAALTLLAIALGAVAANVLNVYSGAMAFLSLGVDVPLRWARAVVALAFGVVGFVIALVALADAAHSYEAFLLVIVYWVGPWLGVVLTDQYLRRRGLPVGMLYDRGYRNHAGVVALLVGILVSVPLFANQALFTGLVPALVPGVGDLAFVVGFLLSAAVYALLFPRLAGGTAGTAE, encoded by the coding sequence GTGACCGCCGAGCAATCACCCGCTGCCACCGCAGCCGACCGCAACTACGGCGACCGGGTGGCGGCCGTCGAGCCGGGTGGCAACGAGCCGATCCCCGCCGCCGAGCGGCACGGGCGGCCCCGCCAGCTGTTCTGGACGTGGACGTCGCCGAACCTCGAGTTCGCGACGATCTTCGTCGGTGTCCTGTCCGTGTCCGCGTTCGGGTTGACGTTCCCGCAGGCCGTCGCGGCCATCCTGCTCGGCAACGCGATCTCCGCGCTGGCCCACGGGGCCCTGTCGGCGCGGGCCCCTTCGGTCGGGGTGCCGCAGATGGTCCTCGGCAGGGCGGCGTTCGGCTACCGCGGCAACGCCGTGCCGTCGGCGCTGATGACGATCACGTCCGGCTTCGGCTGGTTCGCCGTGAACAGCGTCAGCGCCGCGTTCGCGCTGGAGTCGCTGACCGGCATGCCCGCCGCGGTGTGGCTGGTCGTCGTCGTGCTGGTGCAGATGGGCGTCGCCTTCTTCGGGCACAACCTCGTGCAGGCGTTCGAGCGGTTCGCGTTCCCGGTGCTCGCGGTCGTGTTCGCGATCGGCGCGGTGATCGTGCTCGCCCGCTCAGACCCGGGCTACCTGCCGGCGGACGGCGGCACGGGAGGTGTCGGCGGGTTCCTGCTCACCGTCGGGGCGGTCGTCGGCTACACCGCGGGCTGGACGCCGTACGCGGCCGACTACGCGCGCTACCTGCCCGCCGACGCGCCGCCGCTGCGCACCGGCCTCGCCGCGGGGCTGGGGCTGTTCGGGTCGACGAGCGTGCTGATGATCGTCGGCGCCGCCTCGCTCAGCGCCACGGCGGCCGCCGGGGTGTCGTCGGACAACCCCGCAACGGCGTTCGTCGGCGTGCTGCCCGGCGCGCTCGCGGCGCTCACCCTGCTCGCGATCGCGCTCGGCGCGGTGGCCGCCAACGTGCTGAACGTCTACTCGGGCGCGATGGCGTTCCTCAGCCTCGGCGTCGACGTGCCGCTGCGCTGGGCGCGCGCCGTCGTGGCGCTGGCGTTCGGCGTGGTCGGGTTCGTGATCGCGCTGGTCGCGCTCGCCGATGCGGCACACAGCTACGAGGCGTTCCTGCTCGTCATCGTCTACTGGGTCGGGCCGTGGCTCGGGGTGGTGCTCACCGACCAGTACCTGCGCCGCCGCGGGCTGCCGGTCGGGATGCTCTACGACCGCGGCTACCGCAACCACGCAGGCGTCGTCGCGCTGCTGGTGGGCATCCTGGTCTCGGTGCCCCTGTTCGCCAACCAGGCGCTGTTCACCGGCCTGGTGCCGGCGCTCGTGCCCGGCGTCGGTGACCTGGCGTTCGTCGTCGGCTTCTTGCTGTCCGCCGCGGTGTACGCGCTCCTCTTCCCGAGGCTTGCGGGGGGCACCGCGGGGACCGCAGAGTGA
- the rpsD gene encoding 30S ribosomal protein S4: MARYTGPMTRKSRRLKVDLVGGDQAFERRPYPPGQHGRIRIKETEYLLQMQEKQKAKFAYGVLEKQFSRYYEEANRRQGKTGDNLLQILETRLDNVVYRAGLARTRRMARQLVSHGHFLVNGEKVNIPSYRVSKFDIIDVRPKSVNTDPFIIAKELLGDRPVPAWLQVVPSNLRILVHQLPERAQIDTQVNEQLIVELYSK; encoded by the coding sequence ATGGCTCGTTACACCGGCCCCATGACCCGCAAGTCCCGCCGGCTGAAGGTCGACCTCGTCGGCGGCGACCAGGCGTTCGAGCGCCGTCCCTACCCGCCCGGCCAGCACGGCCGGATCCGGATCAAGGAGACCGAGTACCTCCTGCAGATGCAGGAGAAGCAGAAGGCGAAGTTCGCCTACGGCGTCCTCGAGAAGCAGTTCAGCCGCTACTACGAGGAAGCCAACCGTCGCCAGGGCAAGACCGGTGACAACCTGCTGCAGATCCTCGAGACCCGGCTGGACAACGTCGTGTACCGGGCGGGTCTCGCCCGTACCCGGCGGATGGCCCGCCAGCTGGTGAGCCACGGCCACTTCCTCGTCAACGGCGAGAAGGTCAACATCCCCAGCTACCGGGTGTCGAAGTTCGACATCATCGACGTGCGGCCCAAGTCGGTCAACACGGACCCGTTCATCATCGCCAAGGAGCTCCTCGGCGACCGTCCGGTTCCGGCCTGGCTGCAGGTCGTCCCCTCCAACCTGCGCATCCTGGTGCACCAGCTCCCCGAGCGGGCCCAGATCGACACGCAGGTCAACGAGCAGCTGATCGTCGAGCTCTACTCGAAGTAG
- a CDS encoding nucleoside deaminase has translation MAPDPALLLDVALDEAKAGLDEGGIPIGAALFAADGTLLGRGHNRRVQDGDPSMHAETAAFRAAGRQRDYRSTIMVTTLSPCWYCSGLVRQFGIGAVVVGEAQTFSGGHDWLAEHGVQITVLDDERCVALMTDFITARPELWYEDIGEVPS, from the coding sequence GTGGCTCCCGATCCCGCTCTGTTGCTCGACGTCGCGCTCGACGAGGCGAAGGCCGGCCTCGACGAGGGTGGCATCCCCATCGGGGCGGCCCTGTTCGCCGCCGACGGCACCCTGCTCGGCCGCGGGCACAACCGCCGCGTGCAGGACGGCGACCCGTCGATGCACGCCGAGACCGCGGCTTTCCGGGCCGCCGGCCGGCAGCGGGACTACCGCAGCACGATCATGGTCACCACGCTCTCGCCGTGCTGGTACTGCTCGGGGCTGGTGCGCCAGTTCGGGATCGGGGCCGTGGTGGTCGGGGAGGCGCAGACGTTCTCGGGCGGGCACGACTGGCTCGCCGAGCACGGCGTGCAGATCACCGTGCTCGACGACGAGCGCTGCGTAGCGCTCATGACCGACTTCATCACCGCCCGCCCCGAGCTCTGGTACGAGGACATCGGAGAGGTCCCTTCATGA
- the rpmJ gene encoding 50S ribosomal protein L36: MKVQPSVKKICDKCKVIRRHGRVMVICENLRHKQRQG, from the coding sequence GTGAAGGTCCAGCCGAGCGTCAAGAAGATCTGCGACAAGTGCAAGGTGATCCGCCGTCACGGGCGGGTCATGGTGATCTGCGAGAACCTGCGCCACAAGCAGCGCCAGGGCTGA
- the rpsK gene encoding 30S ribosomal protein S11, with amino-acid sequence MPPRSRAAAGPKKVRRKEKKNVAVGQAHIKSTFNNTIVSITDPNGAVIAWASAGHVGFKGSRKSTPFAAQMAAENAARKAAEHGMKKVDVFVKGPGSGRETAIRSLQAAGLEVGTISDVTPQPHNGCRPPKRRRV; translated from the coding sequence ATGCCGCCCCGCAGCCGCGCTGCGGCCGGGCCCAAGAAGGTCCGCCGCAAGGAGAAGAAGAACGTCGCCGTGGGCCAGGCCCACATCAAGAGCACGTTCAACAACACGATCGTCTCGATCACCGACCCCAACGGCGCCGTGATCGCGTGGGCCTCCGCCGGCCACGTCGGTTTCAAGGGCTCGCGCAAGTCCACGCCGTTCGCGGCGCAGATGGCCGCCGAGAACGCCGCCCGCAAGGCCGCCGAGCACGGCATGAAGAAGGTCGACGTGTTCGTGAAGGGCCCCGGCTCCGGCCGGGAGACCGCGATCCGTTCACTGCAGGCAGCCGGCCTCGAGGTCGGCACGATCTCCGACGTCACCCCGCAGCCGCACAACGGCTGCCGTCCGCCCAAGCGGCGCCGGGTCTAG
- a CDS encoding DNA-directed RNA polymerase subunit alpha — protein sequence MLISQRPTLTEETVVDTRSRFVIEPLEPGFGYTLGNSLRRTLLSSIPGAAVTSIRIDGVLHEFTTVPGVKEDVTDIILNLKELVVSSEEDEPVTMYLRKQGPGTVTAGDIVPPAGVTVHNPDLHIATLNDKGRLEVELVVERGRGYVPAMQNKATGAEIGRIPVDSIYSPVMKVTYKVEATRVEQRTDFDKLVLDVETKPSITPRDALASAGKTLVELFGLARELNVDAEGIEIGPSPQEADTIAAFAMPIEELDLTVRSYNCLKREGIHTVGELVGRSEADLLDIRNFGAKSIDEVKMKLVGLGLALKDSPPGFDPSAAAVEYGSDTPFDPDRFGDDGQDYAETEQL from the coding sequence ATGCTGATCTCTCAGCGCCCCACCCTCACCGAGGAAACGGTCGTCGACACCCGTTCCCGGTTCGTCATCGAGCCGCTGGAGCCGGGCTTCGGCTACACGCTGGGCAACTCGCTCCGGCGCACGCTGCTCTCCTCCATCCCCGGCGCCGCCGTCACGAGCATCCGCATCGACGGCGTCCTGCACGAGTTCACCACCGTGCCCGGGGTCAAGGAGGACGTCACCGACATCATCCTCAACCTCAAGGAGCTCGTCGTCAGCTCCGAGGAGGACGAGCCGGTCACGATGTACCTGCGCAAGCAGGGCCCCGGCACCGTCACCGCGGGCGACATCGTCCCGCCGGCCGGTGTCACCGTGCACAACCCGGACCTGCACATCGCCACCCTGAACGACAAGGGCCGCCTCGAGGTGGAGCTCGTCGTCGAGCGGGGCCGCGGCTACGTGCCGGCCATGCAGAACAAGGCCACCGGCGCCGAGATCGGCCGCATCCCGGTCGACTCGATCTACTCGCCGGTCATGAAGGTCACCTACAAGGTCGAGGCCACCCGCGTCGAGCAGCGCACCGACTTCGACAAGCTGGTGCTGGACGTCGAGACCAAGCCGTCGATCACCCCGCGGGACGCGCTGGCCTCGGCCGGCAAGACCCTCGTGGAGCTGTTCGGGCTCGCCCGCGAGCTCAACGTCGACGCCGAGGGCATCGAGATCGGCCCGTCGCCGCAGGAGGCCGACACCATCGCGGCCTTCGCGATGCCGATCGAGGAGCTGGACCTCACCGTCCGCTCCTACAACTGCCTCAAGCGCGAGGGCATCCACACGGTGGGTGAGCTGGTGGGCCGCAGCGAGGCCGACCTGCTCGACATCCGCAACTTCGGTGCCAAGTCGATCGACGAGGTCAAGATGAAGCTCGTCGGCCTCGGCCTGGCCCTGAAGGACAGCCCGCCCGGATTCGACCCGTCGGCCGCCGCCGTCGAGTACGGGTCCGACACCCCGTTCGACCCCGACCGCTTCGGGGACGACGGCCAGGACTACGCAGAAACGGAGCAGCTGTAG
- the eccD gene encoding type VII secretion integral membrane protein EccD, whose translation MLTAGQEAPFRAPYCRVTVLAPRATVDVALPADVPVAELVPMMLDLVGEPVFGVRPVPWRLAGAAGAPLPPGASLAELGVPDGELLRLVPDVPPPPPPVFDDPVDALASGAGGAAADGRRFAAAAVLVVAATAAVLLAMGPPGTAVVRAVVATLAAGAAVGLAARSARVEPDAHTHLAGSTAALAAVPFAAAAGWAALPGSSAAAQLLLATAAAGTVAAGAQIALRVVAPALVAVVVAAVPVGLGALVVLRFGSPPSSVAAAVGALAVAAGPLLPRVALRLSGLPRPLVPADSSELIDADRGPDILPPDEFAERSALARGYLAGLAGGCAALAVAGALPAAAAGGWAGPALACVIIAVLGLRARGFADPAPSRTLLGCAVVGLAGLAVLTAAHPEPLPRLVAIGVLLAATGLDLVAIGRSTQAGSPVSRRAIDLVDVVLVAVAVPLALAAMDLFRLVRGL comes from the coding sequence ATGCTCACCGCAGGTCAGGAGGCGCCGTTCCGCGCGCCGTACTGCCGCGTCACCGTGCTGGCGCCACGGGCCACCGTGGACGTGGCGCTGCCCGCGGACGTGCCGGTGGCCGAGCTGGTCCCGATGATGCTCGACCTCGTCGGCGAGCCCGTGTTCGGCGTGCGGCCGGTGCCGTGGCGGCTCGCCGGGGCCGCAGGCGCGCCGCTCCCGCCCGGAGCGTCGCTCGCCGAGCTGGGCGTGCCGGACGGCGAGCTGCTGCGGCTCGTGCCGGACGTCCCGCCACCGCCGCCACCGGTCTTCGACGACCCCGTCGACGCGCTCGCCTCCGGCGCGGGCGGCGCCGCGGCCGACGGCAGGCGCTTCGCCGCCGCTGCGGTGCTGGTGGTCGCCGCGACGGCTGCTGTGCTGCTCGCGATGGGCCCGCCCGGCACCGCGGTGGTGCGGGCGGTGGTCGCCACGCTCGCGGCCGGGGCCGCGGTCGGCCTGGCGGCGCGGTCGGCCCGGGTGGAGCCGGATGCCCACACCCATCTCGCCGGGTCCACCGCCGCTCTCGCGGCCGTGCCGTTCGCCGCCGCGGCGGGTTGGGCGGCGCTACCCGGGTCGTCCGCCGCGGCGCAGCTGCTGCTCGCCACCGCCGCTGCCGGCACGGTCGCCGCGGGCGCCCAGATCGCCCTCAGGGTGGTGGCACCGGCGCTCGTCGCCGTCGTGGTGGCTGCCGTACCGGTGGGGCTGGGCGCGCTCGTGGTGTTGCGGTTCGGCAGCCCGCCCTCGTCCGTCGCCGCTGCCGTCGGTGCGCTCGCCGTCGCCGCGGGGCCGCTGCTGCCCCGCGTCGCGCTGCGGCTGTCCGGGCTGCCGCGCCCGCTGGTGCCTGCCGACAGCTCCGAGCTCATCGACGCCGACCGCGGTCCCGACATCCTGCCGCCCGACGAGTTCGCGGAGCGCTCCGCACTCGCCCGCGGCTACCTCGCCGGGCTCGCAGGCGGGTGCGCCGCTCTCGCCGTCGCCGGGGCGCTCCCGGCCGCGGCCGCGGGCGGCTGGGCCGGGCCCGCGCTGGCCTGCGTGATCATCGCGGTGCTCGGCCTGCGCGCCCGCGGTTTCGCCGACCCGGCGCCGTCGCGCACGCTGCTCGGCTGCGCGGTCGTCGGCCTGGCCGGGCTCGCGGTCCTCACGGCGGCCCACCCCGAACCGCTGCCCCGGCTGGTCGCGATCGGGGTCCTGCTCGCGGCGACGGGGCTGGACCTCGTCGCCATCGGCCGGAGTACCCAGGCCGGGTCGCCGGTCTCGCGGCGGGCGATCGACCTGGTCGACGTGGTCCTCGTCGCAGTGGCGGTGCCGCTGGCGCTCGCCGCGATGGACCTGTTCCGCCTGGTGCGCGGGCTGTGA
- the rpsM gene encoding 30S ribosomal protein S13 yields the protein MARLSGVDLPREKRMEIALTYIYGIGRTRSKEILQATGISPDLRSRDLTDEDVAALREYIETNYRVEGDLRREVQADIRRKIEIGCYQGIRHRRGLPVRGQRTKTNARSRKGPKKTVAGKKKAGKK from the coding sequence ATGGCACGCCTGTCCGGCGTCGACCTCCCCCGCGAGAAGCGGATGGAGATCGCGCTGACCTACATCTACGGGATCGGGCGCACCCGGTCCAAGGAGATCCTGCAGGCCACCGGCATCAGCCCGGACCTGCGCTCCCGGGACCTGACCGACGAGGACGTCGCAGCCCTCCGCGAGTACATCGAGACCAACTACCGCGTCGAGGGTGACCTGCGCCGCGAGGTGCAGGCCGATATCCGTCGCAAGATCGAGATCGGCTGCTACCAGGGGATCCGGCACCGCCGGGGCCTGCCGGTGCGCGGCCAGCGCACCAAGACCAACGCCCGTAGCCGCAAGGGTCCGAAGAAGACCGTGGCCGGCAAGAAGAAGGCAGGTAAGAAGTAA
- a CDS encoding isopenicillin N synthase family dioxygenase, which produces MIPTVDLSAWRAGDPTVGPTVDEGLQKAGFLLAAGHGVDDALRADVRAAARRFFALPTEVKQKYAVRIGGRGWLAPGVEANGNVEGVETPPDLKESFAVGPETPTGDPAVDAVWFPPNVWPAEVPELREAVARYVAAMTTVSLELLEVCADALGLPRDTLTALAGNPTWTFNINRYPPLTEVGEPEPGQFRIGAHTDFGTVTVLDREPGAGGLQVDVDGTGWADAPYDPAAFTVNAGDLLAHWSGLRWRSGRHRVLPPQPDAPNEELVSLVFFFELDHDALVTPLAPPVGRHADLEPVVSAPFLRERLDAISVG; this is translated from the coding sequence ATGATCCCAACCGTCGACCTGTCCGCCTGGCGCGCGGGCGACCCGACCGTCGGCCCGACCGTGGACGAGGGCCTGCAGAAGGCCGGGTTCCTGCTCGCGGCCGGCCACGGCGTGGACGACGCCCTGCGTGCGGACGTCCGGGCCGCCGCGCGGCGGTTCTTCGCACTTCCCACCGAGGTCAAGCAGAAGTACGCCGTGCGGATCGGCGGGCGGGGCTGGCTCGCGCCCGGCGTGGAGGCCAACGGCAACGTCGAGGGGGTGGAGACCCCGCCCGACCTCAAGGAGTCGTTCGCCGTCGGCCCGGAGACACCAACCGGAGACCCCGCGGTGGACGCGGTGTGGTTCCCGCCGAACGTGTGGCCGGCCGAGGTGCCGGAGCTGCGGGAGGCGGTCGCCCGCTACGTCGCGGCGATGACGACGGTGTCGCTCGAGCTACTGGAGGTGTGCGCCGACGCGCTCGGCCTGCCGCGCGACACCCTGACCGCGCTCGCGGGGAACCCGACCTGGACATTCAACATCAATCGCTACCCGCCGCTCACCGAGGTCGGCGAGCCGGAGCCGGGCCAGTTCCGGATCGGCGCTCACACCGACTTCGGCACGGTCACCGTGCTCGACCGGGAGCCGGGCGCGGGCGGTCTGCAGGTCGACGTCGACGGCACCGGATGGGCCGACGCCCCGTACGACCCGGCCGCGTTCACCGTCAACGCGGGCGACCTGCTCGCCCACTGGAGCGGGCTGCGCTGGCGCTCGGGCCGGCACCGCGTGCTCCCACCCCAGCCCGACGCCCCGAACGAGGAGCTCGTCTCGCTGGTGTTCTTCTTCGAGCTCGACCACGACGCGCTGGTCACGCCCCTCGCGCCACCGGTCGGGCGGCACGCGGACCTGGAGCCGGTGGTCTCCGCGCCGTTCCTGCGGGAGCGGCTGGACGCCATCTCGGTCGGCTAG
- the mycP gene encoding type VII secretion-associated serine protease mycosin, protein MSTRRSRTGIGIAAAALVGVAPIVAVPDVPGVPAAVALASVAQPGPLAEPAPPGPPRVTVAPPRGLRPGPAAGIRATTRCAPPRADAPDVPSGPGSVSARLRLDDVHQLATGRGQVVAVIDTGIAPHPLLGSRLRGGGDYLIGGEGLDDCDGHGTAVAGLLAGGPVRGERSDTPVGIAPQAQLLAIRQSSPSFDVPAPDGGRRAAGDTGTLADAVVLGVRSGADVINISEAVCLPAARAAQAGAALQAALRAAATADVVVVAAAGNIGSGSCTADGPGQVALPGWYDADVLTVGAVGPDDAPAPFTMPGPWVDVAAPGTGLRSLAVGGGTTGGLDGTSFAAPWVAGLAALVRERFPELTAAEVVDRILATARRAPADGGAIGHGVVDPVAALTALPARLTPAPEGLANIAALVADLPGTRPAAGEPPSPAPPVDLMAAAVLLAAAGISVLVMRRRPRRG, encoded by the coding sequence GTGAGCACCCGGCGGTCGCGCACCGGGATCGGCATCGCGGCGGCGGCCCTCGTGGGGGTCGCCCCGATCGTCGCCGTCCCGGACGTGCCCGGCGTGCCGGCCGCGGTCGCCCTCGCCTCCGTGGCGCAGCCGGGCCCGCTCGCCGAGCCGGCGCCGCCCGGGCCGCCCCGCGTGACGGTGGCACCTCCCCGGGGCCTGCGGCCCGGCCCGGCCGCGGGGATCCGGGCCACCACGCGCTGCGCCCCGCCACGCGCCGACGCACCGGACGTCCCATCGGGCCCGGGCAGCGTCTCGGCCCGGCTGCGCCTCGACGACGTGCACCAGCTCGCCACGGGACGCGGCCAGGTCGTCGCCGTGATCGACACGGGGATCGCCCCGCACCCGCTCCTGGGCTCCCGGCTGCGTGGTGGCGGCGACTACCTCATCGGCGGCGAGGGCCTCGACGACTGCGACGGCCACGGCACCGCCGTCGCGGGGCTGCTCGCGGGCGGGCCGGTCCGCGGCGAGCGCTCCGACACGCCCGTCGGGATCGCCCCGCAGGCGCAGCTGCTCGCGATCCGCCAGTCCAGCCCGTCGTTCGACGTGCCCGCCCCCGACGGCGGGCGCCGCGCGGCGGGCGACACCGGCACCCTCGCCGACGCCGTGGTACTCGGGGTTCGCTCCGGTGCGGACGTCATCAACATCTCCGAGGCGGTCTGCCTGCCCGCCGCCCGGGCGGCGCAGGCGGGGGCGGCGCTGCAGGCGGCGTTGCGCGCCGCCGCCACGGCGGACGTCGTGGTGGTCGCCGCAGCCGGCAACATCGGATCCGGCTCCTGCACGGCCGACGGCCCGGGCCAGGTCGCCCTCCCCGGCTGGTACGACGCCGACGTGCTGACGGTCGGGGCGGTCGGGCCGGACGACGCCCCGGCTCCGTTCACGATGCCCGGCCCGTGGGTCGACGTGGCGGCCCCAGGTACGGGGTTGCGGTCGCTGGCGGTGGGTGGCGGCACCACCGGCGGCCTCGACGGCACCAGCTTCGCGGCGCCGTGGGTGGCGGGGCTCGCCGCGCTGGTCCGCGAGCGGTTCCCCGAGCTCACGGCCGCCGAGGTGGTGGACCGCATCCTGGCCACCGCGCGCAGGGCCCCGGCGGACGGCGGCGCCATCGGACACGGCGTGGTGGACCCGGTCGCCGCTCTCACCGCCCTTCCCGCCCGCCTCACCCCCGCCCCGGAAGGGCTGGCGAACATCGCCGCGCTGGTGGCCGACCTTCCCGGCACGCGTCCCGCCGCAGGTGAGCCCCCTTCCCCCGCTCCCCCCGTGGACCTGATGGCCGCGGCGGTCCTTCTCGCGGCGGCCGGGATCTCGGTGCTGGTGATGCGCCGCCGGCCGAGGCGCGGTTAG